One genomic segment of uncultured Desulfobacter sp. includes these proteins:
- a CDS encoding BON domain-containing protein produces MCKKSVPTTKYFRAMALILWAFALFLTPGCASQKKNTGSPVYYQSVTEQSARSAATFVSDTVLLARVKSKFRSDDMVDDTNIHVKVRHGVVYLDGWVADTYQRRMARDMVRSIDGVTRVVSRLQMTNPGTVFINPDIR; encoded by the coding sequence ATGTGCAAAAAATCAGTTCCGACAACCAAATATTTTAGGGCCATGGCCCTTATTCTATGGGCATTTGCTTTATTCTTAACTCCGGGTTGTGCTTCACAGAAGAAAAATACCGGATCACCGGTATACTATCAATCCGTCACAGAACAAAGCGCCCGGTCAGCTGCAACCTTTGTCAGTGACACCGTTCTCTTGGCCCGGGTAAAATCAAAATTCAGGTCCGATGACATGGTGGATGATACGAACATCCACGTAAAAGTCCGCCATGGGGTCGTCTATCTGGATGGCTGGGTAGCTGATACATACCAGCGCCGCATGGCCCGGGATATGGTCAGAAGTATTGACGGGGTGACCCGAGTGGTAAGCCGCCTTCAGATGACCAACCCGGGCACTGTATTTATCAATCCAGACATCAGGTGA
- a CDS encoding ATP-dependent 6-phosphofructokinase, protein MGKKIGVVTGGGDCPGLNAVIRAIVKAGDIQGFTTIGIRGGFDGLLTPVQAEPLTVRDMDGLLIRGGTILGTANSGRFSSKTGQGEIRKISEDLMTQVRQTIEALGLNALVVIGGDGTLTTALQMHESGIPVIGVPKTIDNDLDATQQTFGFDTAVACAVDALDRLHSTAQSHNRVMVLEVMGRYAGWIAAYAGLAGGADIILIPEIKFNMPAIEKKIRAREATGKLFTIVIVAEGAKLDDTMVVSDDDKADREVRLGGIGSAIAKKIEENTGKESRCVVLGHLQRGGQPTHWDRQLCTRFGVQAVHMAASGKFGKMVALKPNGMMGSVHLKDAVNKIRSVDPDGELILTARTLGICFGD, encoded by the coding sequence ATGGGAAAAAAAATTGGTGTGGTAACAGGAGGAGGAGATTGTCCCGGACTTAATGCAGTGATCCGGGCCATTGTAAAAGCCGGTGACATACAAGGCTTTACGACCATAGGTATTCGAGGCGGTTTTGACGGACTATTAACACCAGTTCAGGCTGAACCGCTCACTGTCCGGGATATGGACGGGCTTCTTATTCGTGGCGGCACTATTCTGGGCACGGCAAACTCGGGCAGATTTTCATCGAAAACCGGCCAGGGTGAAATACGCAAAATATCAGAGGATCTTATGACCCAGGTGCGGCAAACGATTGAAGCGTTAGGCCTGAACGCACTTGTGGTTATCGGCGGGGATGGTACCCTGACCACAGCCCTGCAGATGCATGAATCAGGGATTCCTGTCATCGGTGTACCCAAGACCATTGACAATGACCTGGATGCCACCCAGCAGACCTTTGGATTTGACACGGCCGTGGCCTGTGCCGTGGATGCCCTTGACCGGCTGCATTCAACAGCCCAGAGCCATAACCGGGTCATGGTACTTGAGGTTATGGGCCGGTATGCCGGCTGGATTGCCGCCTATGCCGGGCTTGCCGGGGGTGCGGATATTATTCTGATTCCTGAAATAAAATTTAACATGCCGGCCATTGAAAAAAAAATCAGGGCCCGGGAAGCCACAGGCAAATTATTCACTATTGTTATTGTGGCTGAAGGCGCAAAACTTGACGACACCATGGTCGTGTCCGACGATGATAAAGCTGACAGAGAAGTCCGTCTTGGCGGCATTGGTTCCGCAATTGCCAAAAAAATTGAGGAAAACACCGGCAAAGAAAGTCGGTGCGTGGTCCTTGGCCATCTCCAGCGCGGAGGGCAGCCAACCCACTGGGACAGGCAGTTATGCACCCGGTTCGGCGTTCAGGCGGTGCATATGGCAGCAAGCGGAAAATTCGGCAAAATGGTGGCACTTAAGCCCAACGGAATGATGGGAAGTGTGCATTTAAAAGATGCCGTAAACAAAATACGCAGCGTTGATCCTGACGGGGAGTTGATCCTGACGGCCAGAACGCTTGGCATCTGCTTTGGTGATTAA
- the sppA gene encoding signal peptide peptidase SppA — translation MFARRHPFLFFLCVICACFTLGLAAVSGIAVLGVFAVNSKISGAIASSRGNIGVVEVTGPILSSKKIVEDLKGFMDDDAIKAIILRVDSPGGGIGPSQEIYRELMKTRDAKPVIASMGSVAASGGYYIACATQGIVANAGTITGSIGVIMEYANIEQIAKKIGISPVVIKSGEYKDMGSPMRELKDSEKQLFQNLVDELHAQFVSDAADARNMETDVMAKLADGRVYTGQTAMKLKLVDRIGNMDDAVQWAGQMAGIEGELTLVYPKEDKITLFKKLTETLFHDVNLGSKLSEQFRYVFN, via the coding sequence TGTTATCTGTGCCTGCTTCACCTTGGGCCTGGCAGCCGTTTCCGGTATTGCCGTACTCGGTGTATTTGCCGTAAACAGCAAAATCAGCGGTGCCATAGCCTCTTCACGGGGGAATATCGGTGTGGTTGAAGTGACAGGGCCTATTCTATCTTCAAAAAAAATTGTCGAAGATCTTAAAGGATTCATGGATGATGATGCCATTAAGGCGATTATTTTAAGGGTTGACAGCCCCGGCGGCGGAATCGGGCCTTCCCAGGAAATTTACCGGGAACTGATGAAGACCCGAGATGCAAAACCCGTGATCGCTTCCATGGGTTCTGTTGCTGCCTCCGGGGGGTACTATATCGCGTGTGCAACCCAGGGTATTGTTGCAAATGCCGGCACCATCACGGGATCCATCGGTGTAATCATGGAGTATGCCAATATTGAACAGATTGCAAAAAAAATCGGTATCTCCCCTGTGGTAATAAAAAGCGGTGAATATAAGGACATGGGATCTCCCATGAGAGAGCTGAAGGACAGTGAAAAACAGCTGTTTCAAAATCTTGTGGATGAACTGCACGCCCAGTTTGTGTCCGATGCCGCTGATGCCAGGAATATGGAGACCGATGTCATGGCCAAACTGGCTGACGGCAGGGTTTATACCGGGCAGACCGCCATGAAATTGAAGCTTGTTGATCGTATCGGCAACATGGATGATGCCGTGCAGTGGGCTGGACAGATGGCCGGCATTGAAGGCGAATTGACCCTGGTTTATCCCAAAGAGGATAAAATAACGCTGTTTAAAAAACTGACCGAAACCCTTTTCCATGATGTTAACCTGGGTAGCAAGCTGTCCGAACAGTTCAGGTATGTTTTCAACTAG
- the dnaE gene encoding DNA polymerase III subunit alpha: MTDNQDIPFYHLHLHSEYSLLDGAIRLNDLMTRCREYGMDAVSITDHGTMFGVAEFYEKAQKAGIKPILGCEVYVAPRTLNDRTPLDRKGLSHLVLLAKDMEGYTNLCKLVSVAQLKGFYFKPRIDKALLAEHAKGLVGLSACLKGDIPQAILAGNQAKADELARFYLDTLGEGNFFLEVQENGMEIQRRLNNGLLDMSKRLSIPMVATNDCHYLSNGDAKAHEILLCIQTGDTFDNADRFKFDSDQLYFKSGQEMADSLGHFPDAVANTKLIADMCEVDFGKKTYHFPRYDLGDGLSEDELFKKLAMEGFEERLAKIKEKNSDIDEQVYRDRIKYEIDIILKMGFPGYFLIVADFIDHARKIGVPVGPGRGSAAGSMVAYAMGITALDPIAHGLIFERFLNPARISMPDIDVDFCIEGREQVYDYTVKRYGGPEYVCQIITFGKLKAKAVIRDVGRALGVPLSEVDEVAKMIPDNAKNLKKALEEVPAIKDKCGETDVKAQMLDVAMLLEGLPRHASTHAAGVVVSDKPLCEYLPLFKGKDGETITQFDMNFTEKQGLVKFDFLGLRNLTVIKNCIALIEKQGKTPPDLLHLDYSDQKTFELLQKSDTTGVFQLESSGMKELISRLKPASFSDIVALVALYRPGPLDSGMADNYVERKHGREPVVYLFPELEPVLEETYGVILYQEQVMKIAGVIANYSMAQADGLRKAMGKKIAAMMEEHRALFMKGAQENGHDPKKAEELFNLMEKFGGYGFNKSHSAAYALIAYQTAFLKAHFPVEFIAALMTSERSNSDAVLKYMDECKGHNIKVLPPDVNQSDAFFNVDDNCIRFGLAAIKGVGEAAIESIVQEREKEGAYTSLYNFCERVNLSKANKKVLEALIKCGALDSTGDKRAQMMAVLEDALDHGARIQKEKADAQLDLFADSGVGICLPSSIPRMPDMDEWEGKVLLELEKESLGFYITGHPMDDYADIIRKFTSVNTVSLQDVKDEKMVRIAGNLKVQKIHKTKKGDLMAFCNIEDQYSTVELVVFPNLYARTHTFLSQEQVVIVEAEVQKKENTVKLIGEAIVPVTQAETLWAAGIVMQVNAQHHKTDVLDQLKPVIERYPGNCVSLFNFHIDSEHPDVMVKLSDEYKSDACPGFFQEIETILGPGTIETRCAPVKDKVKKKKRWPRKQVT, encoded by the coding sequence ATGACTGATAATCAGGATATCCCCTTTTATCACTTGCATCTTCACAGCGAGTACTCCCTGCTTGACGGGGCCATCCGGCTGAACGACCTGATGACAAGATGTAGGGAATATGGCATGGATGCCGTGTCCATTACAGACCACGGCACCATGTTCGGTGTGGCCGAGTTTTATGAAAAAGCCCAAAAAGCCGGCATTAAACCCATATTGGGCTGCGAAGTCTATGTGGCGCCCAGAACTTTAAATGACCGGACTCCGCTGGATCGAAAAGGATTAAGTCATCTGGTGCTTTTAGCCAAGGATATGGAAGGGTACACTAATCTTTGCAAGCTGGTTTCCGTGGCCCAACTCAAGGGGTTTTATTTTAAGCCCAGGATTGACAAAGCGCTTCTGGCTGAACATGCCAAGGGCCTTGTAGGTCTTTCCGCCTGCCTGAAAGGAGACATTCCCCAGGCCATCCTGGCAGGGAATCAGGCAAAAGCAGATGAACTTGCACGGTTTTATCTTGATACCTTGGGCGAGGGGAACTTTTTCCTTGAAGTCCAGGAAAACGGCATGGAGATCCAGCGCCGTTTGAATAACGGTTTGCTGGACATGAGCAAGCGCCTTTCCATTCCCATGGTGGCCACCAATGACTGCCATTACCTGTCCAACGGCGATGCTAAAGCTCATGAAATCCTTTTGTGCATCCAGACCGGCGATACCTTTGATAATGCCGACCGTTTTAAATTTGATTCGGATCAGCTCTATTTTAAATCCGGGCAGGAGATGGCCGATTCCCTTGGTCATTTTCCCGATGCCGTTGCCAATACAAAGCTTATCGCAGATATGTGCGAGGTGGATTTTGGCAAGAAAACCTATCATTTCCCCCGGTATGACCTTGGCGATGGACTGTCCGAGGACGAACTGTTTAAAAAGCTTGCCATGGAAGGCTTTGAAGAACGCCTTGCCAAAATTAAGGAAAAGAATTCCGATATTGATGAACAGGTTTACAGGGACCGGATTAAATACGAGATTGACATTATCCTTAAAATGGGGTTCCCCGGGTATTTTCTCATTGTGGCCGACTTTATCGACCATGCACGGAAAATCGGGGTGCCGGTGGGGCCGGGCAGGGGGTCTGCGGCTGGTTCCATGGTGGCCTACGCCATGGGGATTACAGCACTTGATCCCATTGCGCACGGGCTGATTTTTGAACGGTTTTTAAACCCGGCCCGTATCTCCATGCCTGATATTGACGTGGATTTCTGCATTGAGGGCAGAGAACAAGTCTATGATTATACGGTTAAACGTTACGGCGGGCCGGAATATGTATGCCAGATTATCACCTTTGGAAAACTAAAAGCCAAGGCCGTTATTCGGGATGTGGGAAGGGCCCTGGGCGTTCCCCTTTCCGAAGTGGACGAAGTGGCCAAGATGATCCCCGACAATGCCAAAAATTTAAAAAAAGCATTGGAAGAGGTGCCGGCCATTAAGGATAAATGCGGGGAAACAGACGTAAAAGCCCAAATGCTGGACGTTGCCATGCTGCTCGAAGGGTTGCCCCGGCACGCATCTACCCATGCCGCAGGTGTTGTGGTTTCCGACAAACCCCTGTGCGAATATCTACCTCTGTTCAAGGGCAAAGATGGTGAAACCATTACCCAGTTTGACATGAATTTCACTGAAAAACAGGGTTTGGTTAAATTTGATTTTTTAGGGCTTCGCAACCTGACCGTTATTAAAAATTGTATTGCCTTGATCGAAAAACAGGGCAAGACGCCGCCGGATCTTCTGCACCTTGATTATTCAGATCAAAAGACCTTTGAACTTTTGCAAAAGTCCGATACCACCGGAGTGTTCCAGCTTGAAAGTTCCGGTATGAAGGAACTGATCTCCCGGTTAAAGCCGGCCAGTTTTTCAGATATTGTGGCCCTTGTGGCCCTTTACCGGCCAGGTCCTTTGGATTCAGGCATGGCGGATAACTATGTGGAACGAAAGCATGGCCGGGAACCTGTGGTATATCTGTTTCCGGAACTTGAGCCTGTACTTGAAGAGACCTACGGGGTCATTTTGTACCAGGAACAGGTCATGAAAATTGCCGGGGTCATTGCCAATTACAGCATGGCCCAGGCAGACGGGCTTCGAAAAGCCATGGGTAAAAAGATTGCCGCCATGATGGAGGAGCACAGGGCCCTTTTTATGAAAGGTGCGCAGGAAAACGGTCATGATCCCAAAAAGGCTGAAGAGCTCTTTAACCTTATGGAAAAATTCGGCGGCTACGGCTTCAACAAGTCTCATTCAGCCGCCTATGCCCTGATTGCGTATCAAACCGCTTTTCTTAAAGCTCATTTTCCCGTTGAATTCATCGCAGCCCTGATGACGTCCGAACGCAGTAACTCCGATGCGGTGCTTAAATATATGGATGAATGCAAAGGCCATAACATTAAGGTACTGCCCCCGGATGTCAATCAGAGCGACGCCTTTTTCAATGTGGATGATAATTGTATCCGTTTTGGTCTGGCTGCCATTAAAGGTGTGGGAGAGGCTGCCATTGAATCTATTGTTCAGGAGCGTGAAAAGGAAGGGGCGTATACCAGCCTTTATAATTTTTGTGAACGGGTAAATTTGAGCAAAGCCAATAAAAAAGTGCTTGAAGCCCTGATTAAATGCGGGGCTTTGGATAGCACCGGGGATAAACGCGCCCAGATGATGGCGGTGCTTGAAGATGCCCTGGATCATGGCGCCAGAATCCAGAAGGAAAAAGCAGATGCCCAGTTGGATCTGTTTGCCGATTCAGGTGTGGGCATTTGCCTTCCTTCCAGTATTCCAAGAATGCCTGATATGGACGAGTGGGAGGGCAAGGTTTTACTGGAGCTGGAAAAAGAATCTCTGGGATTTTACATAACTGGCCACCCCATGGATGATTATGCGGATATCATACGCAAATTTACCAGTGTGAACACGGTCAGTCTCCAAGATGTGAAAGATGAAAAGATGGTCCGCATTGCCGGGAATCTGAAAGTACAGAAAATTCACAAGACCAAAAAAGGGGACTTGATGGCTTTTTGCAACATTGAGGACCAGTATTCAACCGTGGAGCTGGTGGTGTTTCCAAATTTGTATGCCAGGACCCATACGTTTTTGTCCCAGGAACAGGTTGTCATTGTTGAGGCAGAAGTTCAAAAGAAAGAGAATACGGTCAAACTGATAGGCGAAGCTATTGTGCCTGTAACCCAGGCTGAAACCCTTTGGGCTGCCGGTATTGTCATGCAGGTGAATGCGCAGCATCATAAAACGGATGTGCTTGATCAGCTCAAACCTGTGATCGAGCGGTATCCCGGCAATTGTGTCTCCTTGTTCAATTTTCACATTGATTCAGAACATCCCGATGTGATGGTTAAGTTATCGGATGAATACAAGTCCGATGCCTGTCCCGGCTTTTTCCAGGAGATTGAAACCATTCTTGGCCCCGGCACCATCGAAACCAGATGCGCCCCGGTCAAAGATAAGGTTAAAAAGAAAAAACGTTGGCCCAGAAAACAGGTCACCTGA
- the guaB gene encoding IMP dehydrogenase, with translation MSNVLPEQGLSFDDVLLLPDYSAILPDEVTTRTRLTKELELNIPIVSAAMDTVTESDTAISMARAGGLGFIHRNLSIAEQVVEVDRVKKSESGMIVDPVTVHPDATISDVLDIMAKYRISGIPVVEDDKLVGIVTNRDLRFETQLDKPAREVMTSENLVTVPEKCTLEESKIMLHRHRIEKLLVVDPQGNLKGLITIKDIEKIRKYPNACKDSLGRLRAGAAIGVGSDMMERVEALLTAGADALVIDTSHGHSQNVITAIQRIKAAFPACQLIAGNVAMEAGAKALIDAGVDAVKIGIGPGSICTTRIVAGVGVPQLTAVMNCADISKKTGVPLIADGGIKYSGDLSKALGAGAHSVMLGSLLAGTKESPGEIVIYQGRSYKAYRGMGSVEAMKKGSSDRYYQKDTGANEELVPEGIVGRIPYRGTIRENIVQMIGGLKAGMGYLGADSIEKLHQKAKFVRITAAGLKESHVHDVAITKEAPNYRVESN, from the coding sequence ATGTCCAATGTATTACCAGAGCAGGGGCTATCTTTTGATGATGTGCTCCTGCTTCCCGATTATTCAGCCATCCTGCCTGACGAAGTGACCACACGCACCCGGCTGACCAAAGAACTTGAACTCAATATCCCCATTGTCAGTGCGGCCATGGATACGGTGACCGAATCGGATACCGCCATCAGCATGGCCCGGGCCGGCGGTTTGGGGTTTATCCACAGAAACCTGAGCATTGCCGAGCAGGTGGTTGAAGTGGACCGGGTTAAAAAAAGCGAAAGCGGCATGATTGTTGACCCTGTGACTGTCCATCCCGATGCCACCATCTCTGATGTGCTGGACATTATGGCCAAATACCGGATTTCAGGTATCCCGGTTGTGGAAGACGATAAGCTGGTTGGCATCGTGACCAACAGGGATCTTCGCTTTGAGACCCAGCTGGATAAACCGGCCAGGGAGGTAATGACCAGTGAAAATCTGGTGACCGTGCCTGAAAAATGCACCCTGGAAGAATCCAAAATCATGCTGCATAGACACAGAATTGAAAAACTACTGGTGGTGGATCCCCAGGGTAACCTCAAAGGATTGATCACCATTAAGGATATTGAGAAGATAAGAAAATATCCCAATGCCTGCAAAGATTCCCTGGGACGCCTGAGAGCTGGTGCCGCCATTGGTGTGGGTTCCGATATGATGGAGCGTGTGGAAGCGCTCCTGACTGCCGGGGCCGATGCACTGGTTATTGATACATCCCATGGCCATTCCCAAAATGTGATCACTGCGATTCAGCGCATCAAGGCGGCGTTTCCCGCCTGCCAGCTTATTGCCGGCAATGTGGCCATGGAGGCCGGGGCAAAGGCGTTGATTGATGCAGGCGTTGATGCCGTTAAAATCGGTATTGGACCGGGCTCCATATGTACCACTCGTATTGTTGCAGGTGTTGGCGTGCCCCAGCTTACCGCTGTGATGAACTGTGCCGATATCTCAAAAAAAACCGGCGTGCCCTTGATTGCCGACGGCGGGATTAAGTATTCTGGAGATCTCTCCAAAGCCCTGGGAGCCGGTGCCCATTCCGTTATGCTGGGCAGCCTGCTGGCCGGGACCAAAGAGAGTCCAGGCGAAATTGTTATTTACCAGGGGCGTTCTTATAAGGCCTACCGTGGCATGGGGTCTGTGGAAGCCATGAAAAAGGGCAGTTCCGACAGATATTATCAGAAAGATACCGGTGCAAATGAAGAGCTGGTTCCCGAAGGTATTGTGGGCCGGATTCCCTATCGGGGAACCATCCGTGAAAATATTGTCCAGATGATCGGCGGGCTTAAGGCCGGCATGGGATATCTTGGGGCGGATAGCATTGAAAAATTGCACCAAAAGGCAAAATTTGTTCGGATCACTGCGGCCGGATTAAAGGAAAGCCATGTTCATGACGTTGCCATCACCAAGGAAGCACCCAATTATAGAGTAGAAAGCAATTAA
- a CDS encoding L-threonylcarbamoyladenylate synthase yields MLYNVNPQTPQARIISMAVACLKKGGIIAYPTDTFYGIGCDIMNKKAIEKIYQIKQRNKTKPFSFICPDLKNISTYAKVSNIAYRHMKRLLPGPYTFVLPGSKMVPKIMLTKRKTAGIRVPANQIAISLAQELGNPIISTSATDPDGEVFEDASLLHDYFDARLDMVLDGGPVPNSPSSVISLVEDEPEVIRHGAGKVDIFE; encoded by the coding sequence ATGTTATATAATGTCAATCCCCAGACACCCCAGGCACGAATCATATCCATGGCTGTAGCATGTCTCAAAAAAGGCGGTATTATTGCCTATCCCACAGATACATTTTATGGTATCGGTTGTGATATTATGAACAAAAAGGCCATTGAAAAAATATACCAGATCAAACAGCGGAATAAAACCAAGCCGTTCAGCTTTATCTGTCCGGACCTGAAAAATATTTCCACGTATGCCAAGGTATCTAATATAGCTTACCGCCATATGAAACGTTTGCTGCCGGGGCCTTATACGTTTGTCCTGCCCGGATCAAAAATGGTGCCCAAAATTATGTTAACCAAAAGAAAAACCGCAGGCATCAGGGTCCCTGCCAATCAAATCGCCATAAGCCTTGCCCAGGAACTGGGAAATCCCATTATTTCAACCTCGGCCACGGATCCTGACGGCGAAGTGTTTGAAGATGCATCCTTGCTCCATGATTATTTCGATGCAAGGCTGGACATGGTCCTGGATGGAGGCCCTGTGCCCAACTCCCCCTCTTCCGTAATCTCCCTGGTTGAGGATGAGCCCGAGGTGATCAGGCATGGTGCAGGCAAGGTTGATATTTTCGAGTAA
- a CDS encoding TerB family tellurite resistance protein, which translates to MSWLGKVIGGTIGLALGGPLGAVAGAAFGHAFVDKREDEYLRSIPGSKRPGLSSNEEAQLVFFTAAFSMLAKISKADGRISEEEIKVVERFMVNDLQLDEAARGTAKNIFRNAVTSSQTFEDFALQFYSVFKYQTNIIELMMDMLLRVSSADGNISDGEEQMLLSASRIFRFSQSEYNRLKSKYVKKSDPYYAVLKCDQNASNEEIKKKYRSLVQEYHPDKVQAKGLPEEFVKFASDKFTEIQEAYEHIRKRRGF; encoded by the coding sequence ATGAGTTGGCTTGGAAAAGTGATTGGCGGTACTATCGGACTGGCTTTGGGAGGTCCCTTGGGTGCTGTGGCTGGGGCTGCATTTGGCCACGCTTTTGTGGACAAAAGAGAGGATGAATATTTACGTTCCATTCCGGGTAGTAAGCGGCCGGGTTTGTCTTCTAATGAGGAGGCCCAGCTTGTTTTTTTTACTGCGGCGTTTTCCATGCTGGCTAAAATCAGCAAAGCAGACGGCCGGATTAGTGAAGAGGAGATAAAAGTAGTTGAACGCTTTATGGTCAATGATCTTCAACTTGATGAAGCGGCCCGTGGGACGGCTAAAAATATTTTCAGAAATGCCGTGACATCTTCCCAGACCTTTGAAGATTTTGCCCTGCAATTTTATTCGGTATTCAAATACCAGACCAATATCATTGAGTTGATGATGGATATGCTGCTCAGGGTGTCCTCTGCTGACGGCAATATCTCCGATGGTGAGGAGCAGATGCTGTTGTCCGCTTCCAGAATTTTCAGATTTTCCCAGTCAGAGTATAACCGGCTTAAATCCAAGTATGTGAAAAAATCCGATCCCTATTATGCGGTCCTTAAATGCGATCAAAATGCGAGTAATGAAGAGATAAAAAAGAAATACCGGAGCCTGGTCCAGGAGTATCACCCGGATAAGGTCCAGGCCAAAGGTCTGCCCGAAGAATTTGTCAAGTTTGCCTCGGATAAATTTACTGAAATCCAAGAGGCTTATGAGCATATCAGGAAGCGCCGGGGATTTTGA